Proteins encoded by one window of Vitis riparia cultivar Riparia Gloire de Montpellier isolate 1030 chromosome 11, EGFV_Vit.rip_1.0, whole genome shotgun sequence:
- the LOC117925469 gene encoding VAN3-binding protein-like isoform X2, translating into MEPDFKPTISEAHPETMDFLSPAWCNFAVQAIQPELQDQSLVILDNPIKKFGYDTKPPFPMDQSVKVDDAGIKSPPAWKPNDVKSWIWMQQAMHPELNYNSYFRKKWLSWKIMPFGSNVSIKKWFKDIKLKRKEEGRLQRAEVHAAISVAGVAAALAAIAAESSKQDQSNATKESAVASAAALVAAQCAQVAEAMGAKREHLSTVMSSAMSGTSASDILTLTAAAATSLKGAATLKARAGYKNRLNGSAPVLPIEESNELDSDLEKHRTMLAKGAQLTIHTSDGRCLLRSVSIILNSQAKVILKIRKLNLMNTFSSKKESIIQDLHAELYDDSEADETNTCYLIVLTTNHGTIKLDMGDDYHLYKIWATTVNHMLTLSTSFTRYELQFYKT; encoded by the exons ATGGAGCCGGATTTCAAGCCAACAATCTCTGAAGCGCATCCAGAGACCATGGATTTTCTATCGCCTGCTTGGTGCAATTTTGCAGTTCAAGCTATCCAACCAGAGCTACAAGACCAATCACTGGTTATCCTGGACAACCCAATTAAGAAATTTGGATATGATACCAAACCTCCTTTCCCT ATGGACCAGAGTGTTAAGGTGGATGATGCAGGTATCAAGTCTCCACCCGCATGGAAACCCAATGACGTGAAG tcGTGGATATGGATGCAGCAGGCAATGCATCCAGAATTGAACTACAACAGCTATTTCCGAAAGAAATGG CTTTCATGGAAAATAATGCCATTTGGGAGCAATGTTTCAATCAAAAAATGGTTCAAAGACATAAAgctaaagagaaaagaagagggCAGGCTGCAAAGAGCTGAAGTGCACGCAGCAATATCAGTAGCGGGCGTTGCAGCAGCACTAGCAGCCATTGCAGCAGAAAGCTCAAAACAAGATCAATCCAACGCCACCAAGGAATCTGCAGTGGCATCTGCAGCTGCTTTGGTGGCAGCCCAGTGCGCACAAGTGGCAGAAGCCATGGGGGCGAAGCGGGAGCACCTCAGCACTGTGATGAGTTCAGCAATGAGTGGTACAAGTGCAAGTGACATCTTAACACTCACAGCTGCTGCTGCAACAT CATTGAAAGGAGCAGCAACCCTTAAAGCAAGAGCAGGGTACAAGAACAGATTGAATGGAAGCGCACCAGTGTTGCCTATAGAGGAAAGCAACGAACTGGACTCTGATTTGGAAAAGCATAGAACGATGCTTGCCAAGGGCGCTCAACTCACCATCCATACATCAGACG GGAGGTGCTTGCTGAGGTCAGTGTCCATCATCCTAAACAGCCAAGCCAAG GTTATTCTCAAGATAAGGAAGCTGAATCTGATGAACACTTTTTCAAGCAAGAAGGAAA GCATTATACAGGACCTACATGCGGAGCTTTACGATGACTCTGAAGCTGACGAAACGAACACATGTTATCTAATCGTGTTAACGACAAATCATGGGACAATTAAGCTAGACATGGGGGATGATTATCATCTATACAAGATATGGGCCACGACAGTCAATCATATGCTGACCCTCTCTACTTCTTTCACAAGATATGAACTTCAATTTTATAAAACCTGA
- the LOC117925541 gene encoding uncharacterized protein LOC117925541, translating to MNMESGKMIHSTVKMKQKLIRSSTQRKIDKLRKIIPGCEEVDVETLFQKTMEEILELKMQVDILKRLSKLHGV from the coding sequence ATGAATATGGAGAGCGGCAAGATGATTCATTCAACGGTTAAAATGAAGCAGAAACTCATTAGATCTTCAACACAAAGAAAGATTGATAAGCTACGCAAGATCATTCCTGGATGTGAGGAGGTTGATGTTGAAACATTATTTCAGAAGACAATGGAGGAGATTCTTGAGCTCAAAATGCAAGTGGATATCCTCAAGAGACTCTCAAAACTCCATGGGGTTTGA
- the LOC117925469 gene encoding VAN3-binding protein-like isoform X1 encodes MEPDFKPTISEAHPETMDFLSPAWCNFAVQAIQPELQDQSLVILDNPIKKFGYDTKPPFPKMDQSVKVDDAGIKSPPAWKPNDVKSWIWMQQAMHPELNYNSYFRKKWLSWKIMPFGSNVSIKKWFKDIKLKRKEEGRLQRAEVHAAISVAGVAAALAAIAAESSKQDQSNATKESAVASAAALVAAQCAQVAEAMGAKREHLSTVMSSAMSGTSASDILTLTAAAATSLKGAATLKARAGYKNRLNGSAPVLPIEESNELDSDLEKHRTMLAKGAQLTIHTSDGRCLLRSVSIILNSQAKVILKIRKLNLMNTFSSKKESIIQDLHAELYDDSEADETNTCYLIVLTTNHGTIKLDMGDDYHLYKIWATTVNHMLTLSTSFTRYELQFYKT; translated from the exons ATGGAGCCGGATTTCAAGCCAACAATCTCTGAAGCGCATCCAGAGACCATGGATTTTCTATCGCCTGCTTGGTGCAATTTTGCAGTTCAAGCTATCCAACCAGAGCTACAAGACCAATCACTGGTTATCCTGGACAACCCAATTAAGAAATTTGGATATGATACCAAACCTCCTTTCCCT AAGATGGACCAGAGTGTTAAGGTGGATGATGCAGGTATCAAGTCTCCACCCGCATGGAAACCCAATGACGTGAAG tcGTGGATATGGATGCAGCAGGCAATGCATCCAGAATTGAACTACAACAGCTATTTCCGAAAGAAATGG CTTTCATGGAAAATAATGCCATTTGGGAGCAATGTTTCAATCAAAAAATGGTTCAAAGACATAAAgctaaagagaaaagaagagggCAGGCTGCAAAGAGCTGAAGTGCACGCAGCAATATCAGTAGCGGGCGTTGCAGCAGCACTAGCAGCCATTGCAGCAGAAAGCTCAAAACAAGATCAATCCAACGCCACCAAGGAATCTGCAGTGGCATCTGCAGCTGCTTTGGTGGCAGCCCAGTGCGCACAAGTGGCAGAAGCCATGGGGGCGAAGCGGGAGCACCTCAGCACTGTGATGAGTTCAGCAATGAGTGGTACAAGTGCAAGTGACATCTTAACACTCACAGCTGCTGCTGCAACAT CATTGAAAGGAGCAGCAACCCTTAAAGCAAGAGCAGGGTACAAGAACAGATTGAATGGAAGCGCACCAGTGTTGCCTATAGAGGAAAGCAACGAACTGGACTCTGATTTGGAAAAGCATAGAACGATGCTTGCCAAGGGCGCTCAACTCACCATCCATACATCAGACG GGAGGTGCTTGCTGAGGTCAGTGTCCATCATCCTAAACAGCCAAGCCAAG GTTATTCTCAAGATAAGGAAGCTGAATCTGATGAACACTTTTTCAAGCAAGAAGGAAA GCATTATACAGGACCTACATGCGGAGCTTTACGATGACTCTGAAGCTGACGAAACGAACACATGTTATCTAATCGTGTTAACGACAAATCATGGGACAATTAAGCTAGACATGGGGGATGATTATCATCTATACAAGATATGGGCCACGACAGTCAATCATATGCTGACCCTCTCTACTTCTTTCACAAGATATGAACTTCAATTTTATAAAACCTGA